The following are from one region of the Corylus avellana chromosome ca1, CavTom2PMs-1.0 genome:
- the LOC132167224 gene encoding ABC transporter G family member 4, whose product MEDQSPKPPPVPVKSYKLTASSISYTKSTAGSINPIAPLIFLFKPCTTTPPTYILRDVSLTAYPSQILAIVGPSGAGKSTLLDILAARTSPTNGTLLLNSSPFNPSTFRKLSAYVPQHDACLPLLTVSETFAFAARLLVPKSSDITAIISSLLAELRLEHLSNTRLAHGLSGGERRRVSIGISLLHDPAVLLLDEPTSGLDSSSAFNVMQTLKSIATSRHRTVILSIHQPSFKILSTIDRIMLLSKGTVVHHGTLSSLQTFLVSNGFTVPPQLNALEYAMEMLNQLNELKPITPPPSPNISTASPCENEGKRIRYKSSRVHEILTLYNRFWKIVYRTKQLLLTNTLEALVVGLVLGTIYINIGFDKQGIEKRFGLFAFTLTFLLSSTTETLPIFINERPIILRETSSGVYRLSSYLMANTLVFLPYLLAIAIIYSSSVYFLVGLCASWQAFSYFVLVIWVVVLMANSFVLFLSSLAPNYIAGTSLVTILLGAFFLFSGYFISSDGLPKYWLFMHFLSMYKYALDALLINEYSCLVSRCLIWYEENKECMVTGADVLQKRGLHERQKWTNIYILVGFFVFYRVLCLLVLIRRVSRSKR is encoded by the coding sequence ATGGAAGACCAATCACCAAAGCCACCGCCAGTACCGGTCAAGAGCTACAAGTTAACAGCCTCTTCAATCTCCTACACTAAATCAACCGCCGGCTCCATTAATCCCATTGCACCGCTGATCTTCCTCTTCAAACCCTGCACCACAACTCCTCCCACATACATCCTCCGTGATGTCTCTCTCACCGCCTATCCATCTCAAATCCTGGCCATTGTTGGTCCCAGCGGAGCCGGTAAATCTACTCTCCTTGACATCTTAGCCGCCCGAACTTCACCCACAAACGGCACTCTGCTTCTCAACTCTTCCCCTTTCAACCCTTCCACATTCCGCAAACTCTCCGCCTATGTCCCCCAGCACGATGCATGCCTTCCATTACTCACCGTCTCCGAGACCTTCGCCTTTGCTGCTCGCCTTCTGGTCCCTAAATCATCCGATATTACAGCCATTATCTCCTCTCTTCTCGCCGAGCTTAGGCTAGAACATTTATCAAACACCCGGCTGGCACATGGCCTGTCGGGTGGCGAACGTAGACGAGTCTCAATAGGCATAAGCCTTCTCCACGACCCAGCAGTTTTGCTTCTCGACGAGCCCACTTCAGGCCTCGACAGCTCGTCGGCCTTCAACGTAATGCAAACGCTTAAATCGATAGCCACTTCGCGTCACCGCACTGTGATTTTGTCGATACACCAACCGAGCTTCAAGATCCTCTCTACAATTGATAGAATCATGCTGCTATCAAAAGGGACGGTGGTGCACCATGGCACACTTTCTTCACTGCAGACATTCTTGGTCTCAAACGGCTTCACTGTCCCTCCACAGCTCAATGCATTAGAATACGCCATGGAAATGCTAAACCAGCTGAATGAGCTTAAGCCCATCACACCCCCTCCATCACCAAATATCTCCACAGCCTCTCCTTGTGAGAATGAAGGAAAAAGAATAAGATACAAGAGCTCTAGAGTCCATGAGATCCTCACCCTTTATAACAGATTTTGGAAAATCGTTTACAGAACCAAACAGCTCCTTTTAACAAACACATTGGAAGCGCTTGTTGTGGGTCTGGTTCTTGGAACCATTTACATTAATATTGGTTTTGACAAGCAAGGCATCGAAAAGAGGTTCGGTCTCTTCGCTTTCACTCTCACCTTCCTTCTCTCTTCCACAACTGAAACCCTCCCAATCTTCATCAATGAAAGGCCAATAATTCTGAGAGAAACTTCAAGTGGGGTTTATAGACTCTCGTCTTATCTAATGGCTAACACCCTTGTTTTCTTGCCTTATTTGCTCGCAATAGCAATCATATATTCGAGCTCGGTCTACTTCTTGGTGGGTCTTTGTGCTTCATGGCAAGCTTTTTCCTACTTCGTATTGGTCATATGGGTCGTAGTTTTAATGGCAAACTCATTCGTGCTCTTTTTGAGCTCCCTTGCTCCAAACTACATCGCTGGCACTTCCCTCGTGACTATACTTTTGGGggctttctttctcttctcagGCTACTTCATCTCCTCAGATGGTTTACCCAAGTACTGGCTTTTCATGCACTTCCTCTCAATGTATAAGTACGCGCTTGACGCCCTCCTCATCAATGAGTATTCTTGCCTCGTCTCAAGGTGTTTGATATGGTACGAGGAGAACAAAGAGTGCATGGTGACTGGAGCCGATGTTTTGCAGAAGAGAGGGCTCCATGAGAGGCAGAAATGGACAAATATTTACATCTTGGTtggtttctttgtgttttatcGCGTGCTCTGCTTGCTGGTTTTGATCCGAAGGGTTTCAAGATCAAAAAGATGA
- the LOC132167363 gene encoding late embryogenesis abundant protein At1g64065-like — protein sequence MPKTTTATGNQDARRKRNKKFLAFIVVGLIAQTVSTVLFVLLVMRFRNPKVRLGAVTVETLNLNSSSSSPSFTMKLSAQVTVKNTNFGNFKFDNSTATISYGGTEIGEGAIVKAHARFRSTKKVNVTVAASSSKLSTNSHLHSDIEAGILQLSSHAKLSGKIHMFFILKKKKLAEMNCTMELNTKTKAIQNLACK from the coding sequence ATGCCTAAGACGACCACCGCCACCGGCAACCAAGATGCACGTCGGAAAAGAAACAAGAAGTTCTTGGCATTCATAGTTGTCGGCCTCATAGCACAGACAGTAAGTACAGTGCTCTTCGTGCTCCTAGTAATGCGCTTCCGGAATCCTAAGGTCCGACTAGGCGCCGTCACAGTTGAAACCCTCAACCTAAATTCGTCATCCTCTTCGCCCTCCTTTACCATGAAGCTTAGTGCTCAAGTCACCGTCAAAAACACCAATTTTGGTAACTTCAAATTCGACAACAGCACAGCTACAATTTCCTACGGGGGTACTGAGATCGGAGAGGGAGCTATAGTTAAGGCACACGCAAGGTTCCGATCAACCAAGAAGGTTAATGTCACGGTGGCAGCGAGTTCAAGCAAGCTGTCGACGAATTCTCACTTGCACAGTGACATCGAAGCCGGGATTTTGCAGCTTAGCAGCCATGCCAAGTTGAGTGGGAAGATACACATGTTCTtcattttgaagaagaaaaagcttGCTGAAATGAATTGCACCATGGAGCTTAATACCAAGACAAAAGCTATCCAGAATTTGGCATGCAAGTGA